In Channa argus isolate prfri chromosome 23, Channa argus male v1.0, whole genome shotgun sequence, the following are encoded in one genomic region:
- the mdh1b gene encoding putative malate dehydrogenase 1B isoform X1 — MAKFVLAGKTDCPYYAKVELLADTLQQSLPNFKTRKISIAPDEWQEWLEATCKKNGWKHEKSPLVWRELVEDGGKGMLLGGFSDFLEHCQDYYNITSQMPTELMLSVSAENLENKMNFNREEQHRISLIKALHIWISSALNPTCQFLITSLLCAEMFPHATAISLHLLDLEGDEEGLQGLKMETEDLALPLLHQVTIHTDLEQAFLEADIIILLDEMWSADNDEENESEVEKKKKVKEISERYQEYGQLINARANKEVKVIVTGDSFANLRCSLLVEKACFIDSCQFVTMATQLENEARAILANKLRVNASDIKDVIVWGNISGSFYIDLQRAKVFNYNGAIKGPSFFSQSVLQIFHDKKWLETDFQDLVRCQHAAVAAKTCRAAVMSTANGILTILKTWNGNCSPDEVFSLGVLCPGYYNLPDSVILSVPVTFADGKWSVVFDVSVGDMLKERLQLSARELRQVCQDINQQEIQLNYALKSMVFSKKVLMKLIFFPRKKNLDHKRT, encoded by the exons ATGGCAAAATTTGTACTTGCTG GGAAAACTGACTGTCCTTATTATGCTAAAGTGGAACTATTAGCAGATACTTTGCAGCAGTCTCTTCCAAATTTCAAGACACGCAAGATCTCAATCGCTCCAGATGAATGGCAG GAATGGCTGGAGGCCACTTGCAAAAAAAATGGATGGAAACACGAGAAGTCCCCTTTGGTTTGGAGGGAACTAGTTGAGGACGGAGGCAAAGGGATGTTGTTAGGGGGCTTCAGTGACTTCCTAGAGCATTGTCAG GACTACTACAACATCACATCCCAAATGCCTACAGAATTGATGCTGAGTGTTTCAGCAGAGAATCTGGAGAACAAGATGAATTTTAACAGAGAGGAACAGCACCGTATCAGCCTCATTAAAGCCCTTCACATATGGATCAGCag TGCCCTCAACCCAACATGCCAATTTCTGATAACCAGTCTCCTATGTGCTGAGATGTTCCCTCATGCTACTGCAATCAGCCTCCACCTACTGGACCTGGAGGGGGATGAGGAAGGATTGCAGGGGCTTAAGATGGAAACAGAGGACCTGGCACTCCCTCTACTCCACCAA GTGACCATTCACACAGATCTGGAGCAAGCTTTCCTAGAAGCAGATATCATCATCCTGCTGGATGAAATGTGGTCTGCTGACAATGATGAGGAGAATGAGAGTGAGgtagaaaagaagaagaaagtcaaGGAAATCTCAGAGCGGTACCAAGAGTATGGGCAACTGATTAATGCAAGAGCCAACAAGGAAGTGAAAGTGATTGTGACCGGTGATTCATTTGCCAACTTGAGGTGCTCACTTCTTGTGGAAAAGGCCTGCTTCATTGACAGCTGCCAGtttgtcaccatggcaacacagCTGGAGAATGAAGCCAGGGCCATACTTGCAAATAAGCTTAGAGTGAACGCATCAG ATATTAAAGATGTCATTGTCTGGGGGAACATAAGTGGTAGTTTCTACATTGACCTGCAGAGGGCGAAGGTGTTCAACTATAATGGGGCCATTAAAGGACCATCATTCTTTTCCCAATCGGTTCTACAAATTTTTCATGACAA GAAATGGCTGGAAACAGATTTTCAAGACTTGGTACGCTGTCAGCATGCAGCTGTTGCTGCAAAGACCTGCCGAGCAGCTGTCATGTCTACTGCCAATGGGATCCTCACCATCCTAAAGACCTGGAATGGCAACTGTAGTCCAGATGAAGTTTTCTCTCTGGGTGTACTTTGTCCAG GCTACTACAATCTCCCAGACAGTGTCATACTCTCAGTTCCAGTAACCTTTgcagatggtaaatggtctgtggTATTCGATGTGAGTGTGGGAGACATGCTTAAGGAGAGACTTCAGCTTTCTGCTAGAGAACTAAGGCAGGTATGTCAAGATATAAATCAACAAGAGATACAGCTAaactatgcacttaaaagtatggttttctccaaaaaagtaCTAATGAAGTTGAttttctttcccaggaaaaAGAACTTGGATCATAAAAGGACATGA
- the mdh1b gene encoding putative malate dehydrogenase 1B isoform X2 codes for MAKFVLAGKTDCPYYAKVELLADTLQQSLPNFKTRKISIAPDEWQEWLEATCKKNGWKHEKSPLVWRELVEDGGKGMLLGGFSDFLEHCQDYYNITSQMPTELMLSVSAENLENKMNFNREEQHRISLIKALHIWISSALNPTCQFLITSLLCAEMFPHATAISLHLLDLEGDEEGLQGLKMETEDLALPLLHQVTIHTDLEQAFLEADIIILLDEMWSADNDEENESEVEKKKKVKEISERYQEYGQLINARANKEVKVIVTGDSFANLRCSLLVEKACFIDSCQFVTMATQLENEARAILANKLRVNASDIKDVIVWGNISGSFYIDLQRAKVFNYNGAIKGPSFFSQSVLQIFHDKKWLETDFQDLVRCQHAAVAAKTCRAAVMSTANGILTILKTWNGNCSPDEVFSLGVLCPGYYNLPDSVILSVPVTFADGKWSVVFDVSVGDMLKERLQLSARELRQEKELGS; via the exons ATGGCAAAATTTGTACTTGCTG GGAAAACTGACTGTCCTTATTATGCTAAAGTGGAACTATTAGCAGATACTTTGCAGCAGTCTCTTCCAAATTTCAAGACACGCAAGATCTCAATCGCTCCAGATGAATGGCAG GAATGGCTGGAGGCCACTTGCAAAAAAAATGGATGGAAACACGAGAAGTCCCCTTTGGTTTGGAGGGAACTAGTTGAGGACGGAGGCAAAGGGATGTTGTTAGGGGGCTTCAGTGACTTCCTAGAGCATTGTCAG GACTACTACAACATCACATCCCAAATGCCTACAGAATTGATGCTGAGTGTTTCAGCAGAGAATCTGGAGAACAAGATGAATTTTAACAGAGAGGAACAGCACCGTATCAGCCTCATTAAAGCCCTTCACATATGGATCAGCag TGCCCTCAACCCAACATGCCAATTTCTGATAACCAGTCTCCTATGTGCTGAGATGTTCCCTCATGCTACTGCAATCAGCCTCCACCTACTGGACCTGGAGGGGGATGAGGAAGGATTGCAGGGGCTTAAGATGGAAACAGAGGACCTGGCACTCCCTCTACTCCACCAA GTGACCATTCACACAGATCTGGAGCAAGCTTTCCTAGAAGCAGATATCATCATCCTGCTGGATGAAATGTGGTCTGCTGACAATGATGAGGAGAATGAGAGTGAGgtagaaaagaagaagaaagtcaaGGAAATCTCAGAGCGGTACCAAGAGTATGGGCAACTGATTAATGCAAGAGCCAACAAGGAAGTGAAAGTGATTGTGACCGGTGATTCATTTGCCAACTTGAGGTGCTCACTTCTTGTGGAAAAGGCCTGCTTCATTGACAGCTGCCAGtttgtcaccatggcaacacagCTGGAGAATGAAGCCAGGGCCATACTTGCAAATAAGCTTAGAGTGAACGCATCAG ATATTAAAGATGTCATTGTCTGGGGGAACATAAGTGGTAGTTTCTACATTGACCTGCAGAGGGCGAAGGTGTTCAACTATAATGGGGCCATTAAAGGACCATCATTCTTTTCCCAATCGGTTCTACAAATTTTTCATGACAA GAAATGGCTGGAAACAGATTTTCAAGACTTGGTACGCTGTCAGCATGCAGCTGTTGCTGCAAAGACCTGCCGAGCAGCTGTCATGTCTACTGCCAATGGGATCCTCACCATCCTAAAGACCTGGAATGGCAACTGTAGTCCAGATGAAGTTTTCTCTCTGGGTGTACTTTGTCCAG GCTACTACAATCTCCCAGACAGTGTCATACTCTCAGTTCCAGTAACCTTTgcagatggtaaatggtctgtggTATTCGATGTGAGTGTGGGAGACATGCTTAAGGAGAGACTTCAGCTTTCTGCTAGAGAACTAAGGCAG gaaaaAGAACTTGGATCATAA
- the retreg2 gene encoding reticulophagy regulator 2, protein MANEEEARRRPSVTSSSVGLESLFPAGTSEQTCGDGNPELIRLGERLQGWLSQYEPLLLWVQRLLVWERPLYSISGALTLNTLFWLLSSTSLRPLFLLSVSLLGLVLLERWKPKLPIITVQHGESHTVQSETIIMEQHLLSIPELSHHLAESYLTCCLYLQEMLQYKRQNHGKFCAMMCSGCFVLAVVGHYVPGIMISYIILLSVLLWPLVVYHELIQKMYNGLEPILMKLDYSMKGDTEHRKHDKRKVKKEVEEGDEPRAETESESEEELSCFAPTVDVKTTALAMAITDSELSDEEASILESGGFSVSRATTPQLTDVSEDLDQQSLHSDPEESYLRDLPEFPSIEEFPSTEHNLLQFPLRGTGQVDGAQAIVQSEAEPLSPASLLIQHLASPLHFVNTHFNGHGQSPGSEEGRLPMPGTGEEAGRQCGEGKEVAHGAQRSLEALSEEIVSTAISTVVQNTLSALLRSSEASEEPTLAEFLPTETPPGALETPAQPTDTTANTTVTTIRVLERDEDLDEAITTESGAGEEMPDDTLVPTEEEDFELLDQSELEQLDEGEDLSSDREEVGGAPDTPPSSNKSQS, encoded by the exons ATGGCGAACGAAGAGGAGGCCAGAAGACGCCCCTCGGTGACTTCCTCTTCGGTTGGTTTGGAGTCTCTGTTCCCTGCCGGGACATCGGAGCAGACTTGCGGGGACGGAAACCCAGAGCTCATTCGCCTGGGGGAGCGTCTTCAGGGTTGGCTATCGCAGTATGAGCCCCTGCTGCTGTGGGTGCAGAGGCTCCTGGTCTGGGAGAGGCCGCTGTACAGCATCTCTGGCGCTTTGACACTCAACACGTTATTCTG GCTTCTATCCTCCACCTCCCTGCGGCCTCTGTTTCTGCTGAGCGTTTCCCTGCTGGGACTTGTGCTGCTGGAGAGATGGAAGCCCAAGTTGCCTATTATTACTG TTCAACATGGAGAGTCTCACACTGTACAAAG TGAAACAATAATCATGGAGCAGCATCTGCTCAGTATTCCTGAGCTCAGCCACCACCTGGCTGAGAGCTACTTGACCTGCTGTCTGTACCTGCAGGAGATGCTGcaatacaaaagacaaaaccatgGCAAG TTCTGTGCAATGATGTGCAGTGGCTGTTTTGTACTTGCTGTGGTTGGGCATTATGTACCAGGAATCATGATTTCCTATATTATAC TCCTGAGTGTGCTTTTGTGGCCACTTGTGGTGTACCATGAACTCATTCAGAAGATGTACAATGGTTTGGAGCCAATCCTGATGAAACTGGACTACAGCATGAAGGGAGATACCGAGCATCGCAAGCACGACAAGAGAA aggtgaagaaggaggtggaggagggtgaTGAGCCAAGAGCCGAAACAGAAAGTGAGAGTGAAGAGGAGCTGTCATGTTTTGCCCCAACG GTGGATGTCAAAACTACAGCTCTGGCAATGGCCATCACCGATTCAGAACTGTCGGACGAGGAGGCATCTATCTTGGAAAGTGGAGGCTTCTCAGTGTCCAGAGCCACCACACCTCAACTCACTGATGTCTCTGAAG ATCTAGACCAGCAGAGTTTACACAGTGACCCAGAAGAGTCCTACTTGCGGGATCTTCCCGAGTTCCCCTCAATCGAGGAGTTCCCATCCACCGAGCACAACCTGCTCCAGTTTCCTCTGCGAGGTACAGGCCAAGTAGATGGAGCCCAGGCTATTGTTCAATCAGAGGCTGAACCATTAAGTCCGGCCAGTCTTCTCATCCAGCATCTAGCCTCACCCCTCCACTTTGTGAACACTCACTTCAACGGGCATGGACAATCACCAGGAAGTGAAGAAGGGAGGTTGCCTATGCCGGGTACAGGGGAAGAAGCAGGGAGACAATGTGGAGAAGGGAAAGAAGTAGCCCACGGTGCACAGCGGTCCTTGGAGGCCTTGAGCGAGGAGATAGTAAGTACAGCCATCTCCACCGTAGTGCAGAACACTCTGTCTGCCTTGTTGCGCTCCAGCGAAGCCAGCGAGGAGCCCACCCTGGCTGAGTTCCTTCCCACTGAAACTCCACCGGGCGCTTTGGAAACCCCTGCCCAACCCACTGACACCACTGCTAACACTACAGTTACTACAATAAGGGTGCTGGAGCGTGATGAGGACCTGGATGAGGCGATTACAACAGAAAGTGGTGCTGGCGAGGAGATGCCTGATGACACACTAGTTCCAACTGAAGAAGAGGACTTTGAGCTACTGGACCAAAGTGAACTGGAGCAGTTGGATGAGGGGGAGGACCTCAGCTCTGACAGAGAGGAGGTGGGAGGAGCTCCAGACACACCTCCCTCTTCTAATAAATCACAATCATAG
- the prkag3a gene encoding 5'-AMP-activated protein kinase subunit gamma-1 isoform X1 has product MEPHSQMTFPKKQKLQKQEADATAYMNFMKNHCCYDAIPISCKLVIFDTRLQVKKAFFALVANGLRAAPLWDSKLQRFVGMLTITDFINILHCYYKSPMVQMYELESHKIETWRGDSFQNVYLKYSNQFLISISPDASLFDAIYSLLKHKIHRLPIIDPESGNVLHILTHKRILKFLHIFGKNVPKPTFIGKQIQELGIGTFRNIATVQQTASLYDALSIFVERRVSALPVVDEQGKVVALYSRFDVINLAAQKTYHNLDMTMQEALRRRRCFVEGVIKCYPHETLETIIDRIVKAEVHRLVLVDRADVVKGIISLSDLLQAMVLSPAGIDALLS; this is encoded by the exons ATGGAGCCTCACTCACAG ATGACATTCCCCAAAAAGCAGAAATTGCAAAAACAAG AGGCGGATGCCACAGCCTACATGAATTTCATGAAGAACCATTGCTGCTATGATGCCATTCCAATCAGCTGTAAACTGGTCATATTTGATACCAGACTACAA GTGAAAAAGGCCTTTTTTGCACTGGTGGCAAATGGCTTGAGGGCTGCACCTCTATGGGATAGCAAGTTGCAAAGATTTGTGG GTATGCTGACTATAACAGATTTCATCAACATCCTCCATTGCTATTACAAGTCCCCTATG gTTCAGATGTATGAGCTGGAGAGCCACAAGATTGAGACATGGAGAGGTGATTCCTTTCAAA ATGTGTACTTAAAGTACTCCAATCAATTCCTCATTAGTATTTCTCCAGATGCCAG CCTCTTTGATGCCATCTATTCCTTACTCAAACATAAGATCCACAGGCTGCCAATCATCGATCCAGAGTCTGGAAATGTCCTGCACATTCTCACCCACAAAAGAATCCTCAAGTTCCTCCATATATTT GGCAAAAATGTTCCCAAGCCTACATTCATTGGGAAGCAGATTCAGGAGCTTGGGATAGGAACTTTTAGGAACATTGCCACTGTTCAGCAAACAGCATCGCTCTACGATGCCCTCTCTATATTTGTGGAAAGACGAGTTTCTGCACTGCCAGTGGTGGACGAACAAG gCAAAGTGGTTGCACTCTATTCAAGATTTGATGTGATT AACCTAGCAGCCCAAAAGACCTATCACAATCTGGACATGACTATGCAGGAGGCCCTTCGCAGGCGGAGATGTTTTGTTGAGGGAGTAATCAAGTGTTATCCTCATGAAACACTGGAAACTATCATAGACCGTATAGTCAAAGCTGAG GTCCATCGGCTGGTCCTGGTGGACAGGGCTGACGTGGTGAAAGGCATCATCTCTCTGTCTGACCTCCTGCAGGCCATGGTTTTATCCCCTGCAGGTATTGATGCTCTCTTGTCCTAG
- the prkag3a gene encoding 5'-AMP-activated protein kinase subunit gamma-1 isoform X2, protein MEPHSQMTFPKKQKLQKQEADATAYMNFMKNHCCYDAIPISCKLVIFDTRLQVKKAFFALVANGLRAAPLWDSKLQRFVGMLTITDFINILHCYYKSPMVQMYELESHKIETWRDVYLKYSNQFLISISPDASLFDAIYSLLKHKIHRLPIIDPESGNVLHILTHKRILKFLHIFGKNVPKPTFIGKQIQELGIGTFRNIATVQQTASLYDALSIFVERRVSALPVVDEQGKVVALYSRFDVINLAAQKTYHNLDMTMQEALRRRRCFVEGVIKCYPHETLETIIDRIVKAEVHRLVLVDRADVVKGIISLSDLLQAMVLSPAGIDALLS, encoded by the exons ATGGAGCCTCACTCACAG ATGACATTCCCCAAAAAGCAGAAATTGCAAAAACAAG AGGCGGATGCCACAGCCTACATGAATTTCATGAAGAACCATTGCTGCTATGATGCCATTCCAATCAGCTGTAAACTGGTCATATTTGATACCAGACTACAA GTGAAAAAGGCCTTTTTTGCACTGGTGGCAAATGGCTTGAGGGCTGCACCTCTATGGGATAGCAAGTTGCAAAGATTTGTGG GTATGCTGACTATAACAGATTTCATCAACATCCTCCATTGCTATTACAAGTCCCCTATG gTTCAGATGTATGAGCTGGAGAGCCACAAGATTGAGACATGGAGAG ATGTGTACTTAAAGTACTCCAATCAATTCCTCATTAGTATTTCTCCAGATGCCAG CCTCTTTGATGCCATCTATTCCTTACTCAAACATAAGATCCACAGGCTGCCAATCATCGATCCAGAGTCTGGAAATGTCCTGCACATTCTCACCCACAAAAGAATCCTCAAGTTCCTCCATATATTT GGCAAAAATGTTCCCAAGCCTACATTCATTGGGAAGCAGATTCAGGAGCTTGGGATAGGAACTTTTAGGAACATTGCCACTGTTCAGCAAACAGCATCGCTCTACGATGCCCTCTCTATATTTGTGGAAAGACGAGTTTCTGCACTGCCAGTGGTGGACGAACAAG gCAAAGTGGTTGCACTCTATTCAAGATTTGATGTGATT AACCTAGCAGCCCAAAAGACCTATCACAATCTGGACATGACTATGCAGGAGGCCCTTCGCAGGCGGAGATGTTTTGTTGAGGGAGTAATCAAGTGTTATCCTCATGAAACACTGGAAACTATCATAGACCGTATAGTCAAAGCTGAG GTCCATCGGCTGGTCCTGGTGGACAGGGCTGACGTGGTGAAAGGCATCATCTCTCTGTCTGACCTCCTGCAGGCCATGGTTTTATCCCCTGCAGGTATTGATGCTCTCTTGTCCTAG
- the cnppd1 gene encoding protein CNPPD1, with the protein MDFDALFNEKTFQFSDFQEFTFIPGHQKLTERVRKRLYYGLDKDVSLDSLSCPVTDIAVEIFQKSAPSPIRKLHKKYAAHVAREACISPCAMMLALVYIERLRHRNPEYLQKISSSDLFLISMMVASKYLYDEGEEEEVFNDEWGAAGKLDVQTVNNLEMNFLNAIEWSLFTEPNDFFDILSQLETSIAERQGMKRGWFTYTDLCVLLEQATWSQALTAIYQHFTKISCMLGLVYLTSVAGLIATSAVLHQLSLTKSGEPLHTLPIELSPVHLQTSSISPEALATACQLPCVVLANKSLNSQNCALGISQNHRKSLPSAQSQTSVLCVWGSLLASMGHMHPETQFEMEASQTWSAVSFCPGCLSLQCGHRNNLSLFRSSPHNNNQHRAQWLTSNLLGVLDSSQNSSLSLFPSVKMGPCHPESVVPLNKAQALLMSG; encoded by the exons ATGGATTTCGACGCTTTATTTAACGAAAAGACATTTCAGTTTTCGGACTTCCAGGAGTTTACG tTTATTCCTGGACATCAGAAGTTGACTGAACGAGTAAGAAAACGACTGTACTATGGTCTGGACAAAGATGTCTCTTTAGATTCCCTCTCCTGCCCTGTTACAG ATATTGCTGTTGAAATCTTCCAAAAGTCTGCCCCAAGCCCTATACGAAAGCTCCATAAGAAGTATGCTGCTCATGTTGCCAG GGAGGCTTGCATCTCTCCATGTGCCATGATGCTGGCTCTAGTTTACATAGAAAGGCTCCGACATAGAAACCCTGAATACCTGCAAAAGATCTCCTCCTCTGACCTTTTCTTGATATCCATG ATGGTTGCCAGCAAGTACCTGTATgatgaaggagaggaagaagaggttTTCAATGATGAGTGGGGAGCAGCTGGGAAGCTGGATGTCCAAACTGTCAATAACCTGGAGATGAACTTCTTGAATGCCATT GAGTGGAGCCTCTTCACAGAGCCAAATGACTTCTTTGACATACTAAGCCAACTGGAAACAAG CATTGCAGAGCGTCAGGGGATGAAACGTGGCTGGTTTACCTACACTGACCTCTGTGTTCTGCTGGAGCAAGCGACATGGAGTCAAGCCCTCACAGCCATCTACCAGCACTTTACTAAG atatCCTGTATGCTTGGCCTGGTCTATCTGACCAGTGTGGCTGGCCTTATTGCCACCAGTGCAGTCCTGCACCAGCTGAGTCTCACAAAGAGTGGCGAGCCCCTGCATACACTGCCAATTGAGCTCAGCCCAGTCCATCTCCAGACCTCCAGCATAAGTCCAGAAGCACTCGCTACAGCCTGTCAACTGCCCTGTGTTGTTCTTGCCAACAAGAGTCTTAACAGTCAGAACTGTGCACTTGGAATCAGCCAAAACCACAGAAAAAGTCTTCCATCAGCTCAGTCACAGACATCAGTATTGTGTGTCTGGGGCTCTCTCCTTGCCTCAATGGGTCACATGCATCCTGAAACACAGTTTGAAATGGAAGCTTCACAAACCTGGTCTGCTGTCTCCTTTTGTCCTGGATGTCTTTCTCTTCAGTGTGGGCACAGAAACAACTTATCACTCTTCCGTAGCAGTCCTCATAATAACAATCAGCATCGTGCACAGTGGCTCACCTCCAACCTCCTTGGGGTCCTTGATTCAAGTCAAAACTCTAGCCTTAGTTTGTTCCCTTCTGTAAAAATGGGACCCTGCCATCCTGAGTCTGTAGTACCTTTAAACAAAGCCCAAGCTCTGCTGATGTCTGGCTAG